Genomic segment of Synergistes jonesii:
TGATCCTCTATATTTGAGATATCGGTCTGGTTCTTTTTGACTGACTGCGGTTCGAAGTCACCCTTGCGGTCTCTGGGGACGTCGATCGGGATATCTCCGGCCGAAGAGGTGACTGTTTTAGGGCTGTAGCCGTTGCGGCTGTCATCTGTATGCTTGTTCTTGTAGTCATATTTGCTGTAACCGAGATGGTCATCCATCTCGGCTTCCAGCATCTGCTGGATCGTATCTCCGAGAAGATCCCTCAGCATAGCCTGTACGTCCTGGGCGTCTTCCGGTTTGTAGTGGGAAAGGAGACTCTGAATAAGCGCTTTTCTTTCCGGTGTCAGTTTTCTCTGTCTTGCCATAAAAATATCCTCCTGGATTGAATTTATCTTAACACCAATCCAGGAGGCTTGCTTTCTTCTCTATGGAGTTTACACAGAATTTGTTATACTCTCAGTAAACAAGCAACAGGGAAAGGGTTGTTAGAACATTTTTCCCTTAGCCCCTTAGCGTAACACCCCAGCTCGTTTATCGGGTTAAGCGAAGACGCCGTTCGCGCGGCGAGCCCTCCGCCGCCGTGCTTGAAATCGTCATTGAAGGGCATAAAAGAGGGATACCGGGGCTGCCGGTATCCCTGCACGTCGATGGCCTGACATTTATAATTTGGCGACCCTGACCGGAATTGAACCGATGACCTACTGCTTAGGAGGCAGTCGCTCTATCCAGCTGAGCTACAGGGCCAACCGCACGAACATCAGTTTATCACTACTTGATATATCCGCGCAATGTTTTTCCCGAAATTCGCTACGGTTTGATCGGCGCGGTCTTCTCTTTGCCGTCGGCCGTGAAGGTTATCTTCACCACCGCGTCGGCTTCCGAGCGTTTCGTCATGTACGCCGCCATCTGCTCCACGCTTACCTGAGCCGTGTTGCTGCCGTCGACGCGCTTCAGCACGCTTCCCTCCTTCAGCCCGGCGTAGGCCGCCGCCGTCGCCGGGGCGACGCTCTTGACTATCATGCAGCCGTCGGAGGCGCGCGCCTCTTCCGAGACGGTGAAGCCCATCAGCTTCGCAGCGCTTCTCTGCTGCGGAACGCTCTGAGCGGGAAGGGGCGCGTCGTCGTACTGCGCGCTCCTGCTCTCCGATACACCGTAGTAGGGTGCCTCCACGTCGACCGTGACGCGCCGCTCGTTCCTGTCCAACGTGTAGGTTATCGTCAGGTCCTGCTGGAAGCCAGCGACCTTGAGCACTCCGACCGGCGCGCCCGCGTCGAGGAAGGTCGCCTGCCTTTGCTGCTGCCAGGAGTCGTTAAGCTCCTTCAGCGCGCCGTCCGGGCCGTCACGTTTGATTATCTGCACTGCGCGCTCCGTCTGCTCTTCGGCGATATTCTCCGCCGCCCTTTTGACTTCGTCCGCCCTGCTTTCCTGCGCCGGCACGCTCGTTTCGGGGCGCGCCTGCGCCTGGCCGCTTATTATAGTTCCGACGATAAGCCCGATGAGCCCGCTGAGCCACGGCGAATCCCAGTCGCGATCCCTGTGACGGCGCGGCAGGCGCGTTCCCCACCAGCCGCCCCATCCCGGCGCGTAACCCGGGTTTTGCCACGGAGGCATCCCGCCGGGGCCCGGGCGTCGGCCGCTCTGAGGCCACTGTCGAGGGACGCCCTGTCCCGGGGCTCCCTGCGGGCCGTTCCAAGGTCCCTGAGGCCTTGCCGGCCTCGCTCCTTCCTGCGGCCCATGAGGGCCTCTCTGTCCTGCTCCCGACTGTGGGCCGCTCTGCGCGCCAGACCCCGGCCCTGGAGGGGGCGGCCCCTGCGGCGGCCTACGCATAGCGCTTCCGCCGCCCTGTACGGGCGGCCCTTCCTGCCGCGGGCCCTGAGGCTCGGCTGCCGCCGCTGAAGCGATCATCATGACCGCGAGCAGCGCGGATATAATTTTTTTCATTTCGTCTCTCTCCCTTCTTTTCCGTTATCTATCGGCTGCCGTATGAAGCGGTCAGCCTGCCGAAGTATTCGAGATTTTCAGTCGCGTTGCCGCGCGCTATGCCGACGAAGAGCGTGACCTTATAGGTTTTGAAGAGCGCCGCCTGGTAGATGAGCTTTTGTCCCTCTCCAGAGCCGGCGTAAGCCACAGTCACGATCGCCGGGACGCCGTTTAGCATTTCGTCCCTCTGCGAGATTATTTCGAGCTCAGCGCCAGGCTCTATTTCCGACAGACGTTCTTTAACGAACGCGTCGCGCCGCTCACGCGTGTAGCAGCTTGCCGCTTCGCTTGAGATCACGTAAAGGGCTTTGTCCTCCGCCTCTGTGGGGATTTTCCCATCCTTTGTGAGTATCAGCGAATCGCCGCGGAAGTCCGCGACGCAAAAGGGCGTTTCCGAAACGTCGACCACGGGCGCCGCCTCTGACGGAGCTTCTTCGCTTTCGCCGCGCTGCCACCAAGCGCTTTTTATTATTTCGAGGGCGGTCTGCGAGGCGTTTGCGTCCTTCGCGCTGTAAAGCGCGCTTATCAGCCACGTAGTATCGCCGCGCTCGACTATCAGCACCCATTTGCCGACGGTCGTCCTGCCGCCGAGCTGGAATATTTTAAGAAGCTCCGCGCGATCCCCGTTCCAGATAAAGGAGGAGTGCGACTTGACCTCCATTTTCTTTTCCCTTAGGCAGTCGTTTTTTATCTCCTCGATCAGCTTTCCGCACGGGATGCGCAGCAGTGAAGCTTCAAGCGCGATCTTTTTGTTCTTATCCGCCGCGCCGCTCTCCGTCTTTACAAAATTGCAGCCCGCCTTCGGCGCCACCGCAACGGGGATATCGAATATGTTCTTATGCAGCGGCGTTCTTTCCACGTCTATGACCTTCGGCGTCTCCGCGGCGATCGCCGGGAGCGCGAAAAACGACAGCAGCAGGAGCGCCGCGAGCGCCCTTGCGTTGTTATTCATCCGCCCCGCCGCCGGGCAGTGCGTTCTTGAGCATATCTGGTACGCCGCGTGGCAGTATTTTTCTCAGGAAATCGCCTATAACGCCCTTCACGGCCCCGCTCTGGGCCGTCTCCTTGAGGTTCTGCGCGTATTCTTTCGCCTCGTCGGTGCCCAGCGCTTCAAGCGCCTCTATCTCTTTTTTCGCCGCGCCGTAGTTCTTTTCCTCGATAAAGATCTTTCCCAGCTCGTACTTCGCCTCGGCGTCGGCCGGATCGGCTTCTTCGGCCTTCTGTAGGCTCGCCTTCGCCTTTTCCGCCTCTCCGAGCGCGTACTGCGCCCTCGCCAGATTCAGCAGCGTCGGCGCGTCCGGGCGGAGCGAATATTTCGCCGCCCTTTCGAGGTGCTCGGCCGCCGCTGGGAAATCGCCCTCGGCGAAGGCCGCGAGCCCCTTCTCTGTGCTGCGCCTTTTGAGTGTTTCCACGACGAGCAGCGCCGTGCCCGCCATCGCCGCTATCGCTATGAGCGCCACCAGTATAGTCGTCGTTCCGCCCCTGTTTTTTTTCATATCCTATCCCTTCTTTTCACAGCTGCAGCGACGGGCTCCAGTTGTAGCGGCAGAGCCTCAGCCGCCCGCAGGCTTCCTCGGCGACGTGGATCCCGCAGTAATCCTGCGGGAAGAAAAACATATCGTTCAGGTCGAAGTCGAAATAGTATGCCGCGATGCTCCAGATGGCCGCGCCGTGCGCTACGATCAGTATGTTGCCGCTCTCGTGCGAGGAAATTATCTTTTTGAACGCCGGCACCGTGCGCCCCTGCAGCTCGAAGAAGCTCTCGCCGCCCGGCGGCGCCGTCTCGGCGAACTTTACGCCGCGCGCCTCGTATATCTCTTTGAATTCTTCGCGCACCTCGTCGTAGCCCTTGCCCTCCCATTCGCCGAGATTTATCTCGCGCAAGGATCTCTCGGCCGCAGGCTCGAGGTACGGCGCCACGAGCGCCGCCGTCTGCACAGCGCGCGTCATGCCGCTCGTGTAAAGGTAATCGAACTTTATTCTGCCGGAGAGGTACGAGCCTACTTCCTTCGCGGCGGCGGCTCCGGCGGCGCAGAGCGGGTAATCCGTCTGTCCGTAATATATCCTTCCGTCGCCGGGCAATTCCGGCTTTGCGTGCCTCATAAGAAAAATTCTTTTTTTCTCCGCCATCTTATGCTCCTTCTGCTTTCCTTCTTCAACACATTTTAGCACCACCTTGTGTGTTTTTTATGAGCGGATGAAAAAGCGGGAGGCCCCGCTGAAACGCAGGGCCCTCCCGCAGAGAAGCGCTCCGCCGGCAGGGCGGAAATTCTTTCTTCGTATTTTTAGAACTTCTGGAACATCGCGGCCTTCGCGCCGCAGATCGGACAGGGCTCTTCGGTTTTGCCCTTGTGGATATAGCCGCAGACGGGGCATAGGTAATAATCTTCCGTTCCGTCCATATCCGTGAGGGCGTCCCTGTATAGCCGCGCGTGGACCTTTTCAGCCTCGTTTGCGCTGTGGAAGACGCGCGCGGCTGCGGCGTTGCCCTCCGCCTTCGCCTGCTCGATCATATCCGGATACATCTCGGTGAATTCATAAGTCTCTCCGCCGATGGCGGCTTTGAGATTTTCCTCCGTCGTGCCCACTCCGCCGTTAGCCTTGAATTCGGCGAACGCGTGAATCTGCTCGGCTGCGGCGGCCGCGCGGAAAAGCTTCGCCGCGCCTACATGCCCCTCTTTTTCCGCCTTCTCCGCGAACATGAGATATTTACGGTTAGCCTGTGATTCTCCCGCGAACGCCGTTGCCAGATTTTCTTTTGTAGTTGCCATGATCGATTTTCCCCCTTGATTTATCTTCCAGTCCCGCTCTTGTTCCATTAGCCAGACGTCTTATTTAAAACGATTTTAGTTTATACGAATCATTATTTTTTGTCAAGTTCATTTTTACGCCGGAGGCCGCTTTAAAGAGAATCAATATTCCGTCCCGGCTCTCCCGTCGAGCCCTTTGCGGAACGGATGCTTTATCTCTTTCATCTCCGTGACGTAATCCGCCATCTCGATGTAGTCCTGCGGCGCGTTGCGTCCCGTCAGCACCACTTCGGTCCTCGGCGATTTGCGCCTGAGGATGTCTACGACTTTATTTGAGTCTACCAGCCCCATGTCGGAGGCGACGTTTATCTCGTCCAGCACTACGAGGTCATAATCTCCCGACGTGATGAATTCTTCGGCCAGCCCTATGCCGCGCGCCGCTTCGGCGTAGTCCTCTTCGTTCTCTTCTCCCCTGAATATGCAGACGTCGCGTCCCGTATGGATCAGCGTCAGCCCAGGAAGGTGCTTCACGCCTTCGAGCTCGCCGTAGACGCAGCTCCCCTTCATGAACTGCACTATCGCTGTTTTCGCGCCGTGTCCGCAGGCGCGCACAGCAAGGCCGAAGGCCGCCGTGGTCTTGCCCTTGCCGTTTCCGGTGTAGACGTGTATAAGCCCCTTTGTCCCAAACATTTCCATGCACCTCCTGTTTTATTTTTTGTGTCGAGCGACAAAATCTTCGATCAGCCTCGCCGAGATGCTGACCCCCCTATAGTAGTCCGGTATCTCGTCCGGCGCGAACCAGCGGACGTCAGTCACTTCGCTTTTGTCTGGGCATATTTCGCCGCTTTCCCACTCGGCGGTGAAGCCGAGCATCAGCGAGCGCGGGAACGGCCACGGCTGGCTGGCGAAATATTTTATGTTTTTCACGCTGATGTTAGATTCCTCTCGCACCTCGCGCCCTACGCAGCTTTCGAGGTTTTCGCCGGGCTCGACGAAGCCGGCCAAGACGCTGTAGCGCCCCGCGGGGAAGTTCACGCCGTGCCCGAGCAATATTTTCCCTTCCTTCTCGACGCGGACGATTATCGCCGGAGAGATGACCGGATAAAAAAGCTCGCCGCACTTCGTGCAACGCATCGCGCACTCCTCCGCGTCGAACGCGTTTTCGGCGCCGCAGCGCCCGCAGTATTTATGCAGCCGCTGCCAGTCCATTATATGGAACGCCTTGCCGATGCGGAAGAACTGTTCCTCGCCGACCGCCGTCCAGCAGCCCCGCCTCTCGAACGCCGCGAAACCCCGCGGCAGCGGCGCCTCCTCGCGAAGCTCGCCCCAGCTGTCGCGCGTTTCGCCGTATTTGTCGACGAGCCCGCTGTTCACGAAAAATTTTTCCAGCGGCGCCGCCTCGCCGCTTTGCGGCACCGCGCCGTTCTTTAGCAGGATGACCCTCCCGCGCTGAAATATATAACAAAAAGACATCCGCGCGCCCTCTTTCACAAATTCGTCAGCAACTTCCTTTATTTTACTGGACTAACGGCAAAAATAACACTATTATTTATACGCTATATCAAAAATTTCAGGAGGGATTTGCAGTGATCGAGAAACTGGAAAATGTTACCGCAATGACGAAGGCCAACGTGTACTTCGACGGAAAAGTCGTCAGCCACACGGTCTATATGCCCAACGGCGACCGCAAGACGCTCGGGCTCTTCCTCCCCGGCGAATATGAGTTCGGGACCGCGGACGCGGAAATAATGGACATCACGGAGGGTGTGTGCCAGGTCCTGCTTCCCGGCGAAAAGGAGTGGAAGGATATAAAGGCGGGGGAGACCTTCAATCTTCCGGCGAACGACAAATACGGCTTCCGCTGCTACGTCCCGGTGCAGTATCTCTGCTCATATATCAAAGCCAAAGCGTAGAACGCCGCTCAAACGATAAAAAAGCTCCGCGGCGGAAGGCTGCTTCCCGTCGCGGGATTTTCGCCCGTCCGCGGCGCTATATATTTTCGGCGACGAGCCTGATTATTTCTCTCGCCGCGTTCGGCCTTGCGAGCTTCTTCGCCGCCGCTCGCATTTGTTGCGCGTCTCCGTTCGAGAGGATCGCGCCGACGCTCTCGGCGGTGAGCTCCGCCCTCGGCAGATACCGAGCCGCGCCGTTCTCCGTCAAATACGATAGATTCAATTCCTCCTGTCCCGGCACGGGGTCGATCAGCAACATCGGCAGCGCCGCGCAGAGAGCCTCGGAAGAGGAGAGCCCGCCGGGCTTCATGACGGCTGCGTCGGCCGCCGCGTAATAATCCTCCATGTTAGGGACGAAGCCCTCGACGCGCACGTTTTCCTTATAGTGGAAATAAGCCCTCATTTCGGCGTACAGCCCGTCGTTGTTCCCGCATATCGCCGCCGTGATCGTGTCGCGCAGCTGAGCGAGGGATTTTACCGCCGCAAAGACGGAACCCGCGCCTATGCCGCCGCCGCTCGCCAGGACGACGCGCGCCTCAGGCGGCAGAGAGAGCTTAGCGCGCGCTTCCTCCCTTGACGGAAGCCTCGAATACTTAAGCGCCACGGGCACTCCGGTGCAGGCGGCGTTCAGAATCCCCTCGTCCGTCCGCTGCCGCAGCGCGCGCGCGCTTCCTGCGAAGGAGAGCGCGAAGGCCGCGCTCCGCTGGAAGCGGTGGCTTGCAAAATCCGTGTCGGCGCAGTAAACGGGCATCCTGCCGCGCATCCTTTCCGCGAACGGCGCCGCGCCGAAATAATGCGTGAAAACGACGGCTTCGACGCCCTTCGCAGTCATCTCTCTCTCTATCCGCGGCAGATAAACGCTGCAGAGCCAGTCGTGAACTCTGTCAGATATCTCGGCTTGGACGCCGGCGCGGTCCGAGCCCCAATACATGGCGCCCCACAGCCGCGGAGCGTGCCGCGCCATCGCCACGTAGCCGCGCGAAACGGTAAACTTGAGCCACGAGGGAATGACGTCCAGAATATCGCGGCATATCACGCGCCCGTGCGGGCTGCGCTCGCGGAACGCCTCGCAGATGGCGAGCGCGGCCGCCCTGTGCCCCGTCCCCTCCGAGGCGTATATCACGCCGAGCGAATTCAACCTGCCCATTCGCAGCTGCCGCGCGGGATTCCTGATAGGGACGCCGCGCGCGGACTCAACCCTTCCACTTGAGCAGGTCGCCGAGCGTCACCTTCGGCGCCGCGCTGCGCTCCTTTTCGACCTTTATCGCCGCGACGATCGAATCGCGCATCTGCTCCTGCGTGTAATTGCGCGGAAAATAGAGCGCTGAGGCGTCGCCGTGCCCCCCGCCGCGGACCTTTTTCCCGTCTTTCAGCAGAGCGAGGACCCGTCCGGCCAACCCGTCGCGGCTCCTCATCGAGACAGCCCAGTCTCCGCTCATGCGCTTTGCCGCGACGGCCGCGACCAGCGGCGGATTATCGTCGCGGTCGAGCAACAGGCCGCAGAAATCGGAGACGTCGCCGTATTCGAGCACGCCGTCGCATACGAAGGAAAGGTCGTTCCCGACGCGCCAGATACGCTCCTTGGCCTCGGCGAAGCGCGCCTCCTGCCGTTCCGTGAACTCGGAAGCGCCGTCGAATTCGGCCTGGGTCATCTTCGCGTCGGGATTCGCCGCGAGGCGCGCGAAAACGCTCCAGTGCCCGCACATCGTTACTAGCGCCTGCCAGAGGCGGCTTTCGGGAATCTCCCCGAGCCAGAGGTCGCGGTCGTTCGCAATTCTTACGATCGGCTCGAGCGCCGCGAGGACGTCCCGCGTGCGCGCTCCCTTCGCATTGGCGCTGAGCCAGCGCCAATAGACGAGCGCGCCGCAGTAGCCGGTGTCTATTTCGGCCCATTTGCGGCCGCCGTACCTTTCGAAGGTACTTTTGTGGTGGTCAAAAAGGAATGGCGGGCGCGTTTCATCCCAGCTCCTGTCGATGGCGTCGACCGTCTCCTCGCGCTGACAGAAAAGGTCGAGCACTAAAAGCTCGCCGCCCGCCGCCATCGCCTCGGAGATCAGCGAATCCACCTCGCCGTAGCCGGTCAGGGAAACGCGCGCGAGCCCGGCCGGGCCGTTCACATGCCAAGCCAGCGCCGCCGCCGCGACTCCGTCCAGATCGGTATGGCTTATTATATTAAGAAGAGAAGTCCTCATCATATCCCCCCGCTTTTCGTAAATAATATCTCACAAAATAACGGGTGTAAATGAAATAAAACGGGCGGCTTGCGCCTCTGTCCGCGTAAGGCCGCCAGCCCGGCCGATTCACGCGTTTTTATTTTTGCTCCTCGCCGGCGCTTTTATATCATCGGCGAGCGGCGCCGTATATTCGTATCTGTCAAACTCTCCCTCATAGCCGCACTCCCCGCAGCGCGGCGAATTCGTTATCAAAAGCGGATAAAATTCCGCGGGCCCGTCCTCCGTATCGTCCATCAGCATCTCCGTGCACTCCTTGCAATAGTACGCCGGTTCCTCGTCATAAACGGTGGCGGCGTTGATATAATCCGCTTTTTTCCCGCATTTCAGACAGCTGTGCTCCGGCGGGATGTTTCTCGCCAGCAGGCGTATCGCGCCGCGCTGCTTCGGCCTCGTCGTTTCGCTTTCGACAACGAGCTTCAACTCCGTCGTCGTGCCGAAGTCATATCTGTGATAAAAAATTTCTCCTACATCAAGCTCCGCAATTATACGTCCCTTGCCCAGGATGTCCGCAGGTGTGGAAAATTCGCTCAAATGACCGCAGCATTCGAGCCATATATTTCTTAAAAAATTATCGAGGGAGGAAAGTTTCTTATCGAGCGCTATGTCAAAGTATATCCAGTAATTCGGCGCCTCAGCCCCTTCGGCTCTTATCAGGTAACACCTTTCGGCGCCGGAGCCGACGTATTCGGCATGTTTCTCAAGCAGATGTCTCTTCATCGCCCTCTTCCCAATGACATCGCCGCAGATGTAACAGTTTCCTTTGCTCAAATTGCGCATGACGCCACCTCCTGCTGAAAAATTTTCTCCTGACATGATTATATTACTGTGGTCGTCTTTCACAAAGACAAATGCGACGGCCGATCAGCCGATGAAAAATATAGAGGAGACCCCGCGCGGGATCTCCTCTGAGAATAATTTTTCTTATCTTTCCATTTTAATTTATATCAGCGAGAATATGTAAAAGCGCCATCTGGGTTTTATTGCAAAAAACGGTCGAATTTAGCCGGCAGCCTCTTCCATCTCGGACCTTTTATAAGTTAACAGGGAAACGAGAATTATGACCGCCGTCGTTATCAAGAAGGACGATGTTCCCTGGTGCAGTCCGAAAAGCGGTTTGCCGCCGTTGTACCATATAAAAGTTACCAGTGTTCCAGATATGACGCCGGCCAGGATCGCTTGATGCGTTGTCTTTTCCCAGTATATAGAGAGCATTAGTCCGGGGCCAAAGGAAGCACAGAGGCCAGCCCACGCGAGCTGATTAAGGCTGAAAACTGAATCAACCTTGAGAAAAGCAAGGACGAGGGCGACGGCACCAAAGACAAATGTACAAGCCTGACTAAATTTCTTATAGAATCCTTCGCTGAGCGGCTTTTTCTTGAAGAGCCCTTTTCTTAAAACGTTGACGGAAAGTTCTGCCGTCCCTTGGAGAAGCAGCGAGGAATTTGTCGACATTATCGCGGCAAATACCGCCGCTAACATAAGCCCGCCGATGAAGTTTGAGAAGAAGGAGTTTATGAATGTTGGAGTACATAGCTCAGCATCTTCCAATGTCGGGAAAAGTATTCTACAGCTAAGTCCTAGAAGCAGTGGAAAATACTGCCTTATGCTGTTGAATACAACTGCTATGACTGCCGCCCCAGGAATCTTTTCTTTCGATTCAATGGCAATAAATTTCTGTAATCCTTGTGGCTGTCCTAAAAAACCTATGGCTACGCCGAACCACAGCCACAACGCAGCGAATAGCGGCCAGCCAACCTTCCCACCACTCCATGAAACGAGAATTGGGTTGATTGCGTGCAGTTTTTCAAAGAACGCTCCTAATCCGCCTATGTGGACTATCGCCGCTATTGGCATCACTAAGCACATAGCGACCATTAACATTCCCTGGAAGGCCTCTGCCCAATAGGCGGCGGTTACTCCTCCGGCCATGACGTAGAGTATGACGAGAAAAGACGAGGCGAGAATGGCGGTTGTATAGTCCAGGTTCAAGACAATGGCGGTTTTGCCTGCCGCTATTATGTTGCTGCCCAGGTAGGCAAACATAAATATTGTAACAGCAGTGCCACTTAGTAATCTGATCAAGCCCGTCGGATCGCCGCGCATCGTAGAAAGCAAATCTACTGCCGTCATAGAGTTATACTTACTTGAGAGTTCCTTGATCTTAGGAGCCAAAAAACGCCAACAAAGGAAATCAAAAATCGGCGCCAATATAGCTTGATACATAGCGAGGAAGCCCATCGCGTAGCCAAGCGCGACAAGGCCGATGAAGGC
This window contains:
- a CDS encoding tetratricopeptide repeat protein, with the translated sequence MKKNRGGTTTILVALIAIAAMAGTALLVVETLKRRSTEKGLAAFAEGDFPAAAEHLERAAKYSLRPDAPTLLNLARAQYALGEAEKAKASLQKAEEADPADAEAKYELGKIFIEEKNYGAAKKEIEALEALGTDEAKEYAQNLKETAQSGAVKGVIGDFLRKILPRGVPDMLKNALPGGGADE
- the ppnP gene encoding pyrimidine/purine nucleoside phosphorylase, giving the protein MIEKLENVTAMTKANVYFDGKVVSHTVYMPNGDRKTLGLFLPGEYEFGTADAEIMDITEGVCQVLLPGEKEWKDIKAGETFNLPANDKYGFRCYVPVQYLCSYIKAKA
- the cobO gene encoding cob(I)yrinic acid a,c-diamide adenosyltransferase, which translates into the protein MFGTKGLIHVYTGNGKGKTTAAFGLAVRACGHGAKTAIVQFMKGSCVYGELEGVKHLPGLTLIHTGRDVCIFRGEENEEDYAEAARGIGLAEEFITSGDYDLVVLDEINVASDMGLVDSNKVVDILRRKSPRTEVVLTGRNAPQDYIEMADYVTEMKEIKHPFRKGLDGRAGTEY
- a CDS encoding glycosyltransferase, whose amino-acid sequence is MGRLNSLGVIYASEGTGHRAAALAICEAFRERSPHGRVICRDILDVIPSWLKFTVSRGYVAMARHAPRLWGAMYWGSDRAGVQAEISDRVHDWLCSVYLPRIEREMTAKGVEAVVFTHYFGAAPFAERMRGRMPVYCADTDFASHRFQRSAAFALSFAGSARALRQRTDEGILNAACTGVPVALKYSRLPSREEARAKLSLPPEARVVLASGGGIGAGSVFAAVKSLAQLRDTITAAICGNNDGLYAEMRAYFHYKENVRVEGFVPNMEDYYAAADAAVMKPGGLSSSEALCAALPMLLIDPVPGQEELNLSYLTENGAARYLPRAELTAESVGAILSNGDAQQMRAAAKKLARPNAAREIIRLVAENI
- a CDS encoding DHH family phosphoesterase yields the protein MRTSLLNIISHTDLDGVAAAALAWHVNGPAGLARVSLTGYGEVDSLISEAMAAGGELLVLDLFCQREETVDAIDRSWDETRPPFLFDHHKSTFERYGGRKWAEIDTGYCGALVYWRWLSANAKGARTRDVLAALEPIVRIANDRDLWLGEIPESRLWQALVTMCGHWSVFARLAANPDAKMTQAEFDGASEFTERQEARFAEAKERIWRVGNDLSFVCDGVLEYGDVSDFCGLLLDRDDNPPLVAAVAAKRMSGDWAVSMRSRDGLAGRVLALLKDGKKVRGGGHGDASALYFPRNYTQEQMRDSIVAAIKVEKERSAAPKVTLGDLLKWKG
- a CDS encoding histidine phosphatase family protein: MAEKKRIFLMRHAKPELPGDGRIYYGQTDYPLCAAGAAAAKEVGSYLSGRIKFDYLYTSGMTRAVQTAALVAPYLEPAAERSLREINLGEWEGKGYDEVREEFKEIYEARGVKFAETAPPGGESFFELQGRTVPAFKKIISSHESGNILIVAHGAAIWSIAAYYFDFDLNDMFFFPQDYCGIHVAEEACGRLRLCRYNWSPSLQL
- a CDS encoding sodium/proline symporter; this encodes MNGVIFGLASYFIIVVGISVASTKLRTMESQSDYIVGKGFGSIVTGFAAASTLASGYAFIGLVALGYAMGFLAMYQAILAPIFDFLCWRFLAPKIKELSSKYNSMTAVDLLSTMRGDPTGLIRLLSGTAVTIFMFAYLGSNIIAAGKTAIVLNLDYTTAILASSFLVILYVMAGGVTAAYWAEAFQGMLMVAMCLVMPIAAIVHIGGLGAFFEKLHAINPILVSWSGGKVGWPLFAALWLWFGVAIGFLGQPQGLQKFIAIESKEKIPGAAVIAVVFNSIRQYFPLLLGLSCRILFPTLEDAELCTPTFINSFFSNFIGGLMLAAVFAAIMSTNSSLLLQGTAELSVNVLRKGLFKKKPLSEGFYKKFSQACTFVFGAVALVLAFLKVDSVFSLNQLAWAGLCASFGPGLMLSIYWEKTTHQAILAGVISGTLVTFIWYNGGKPLFGLHQGTSSFLITTAVIILVSLLTYKRSEMEEAAG
- the nudC gene encoding NAD(+) diphosphatase — encoded protein: MSFCYIFQRGRVILLKNGAVPQSGEAAPLEKFFVNSGLVDKYGETRDSWGELREEAPLPRGFAAFERRGCWTAVGEEQFFRIGKAFHIMDWQRLHKYCGRCGAENAFDAEECAMRCTKCGELFYPVISPAIIVRVEKEGKILLGHGVNFPAGRYSVLAGFVEPGENLESCVGREVREESNISVKNIKYFASQPWPFPRSLMLGFTAEWESGEICPDKSEVTDVRWFAPDEIPDYYRGVSISARLIEDFVARHKK
- a CDS encoding PDZ domain-containing protein, whose amino-acid sequence is MKKIISALLAVMMIASAAAAEPQGPRQEGPPVQGGGSAMRRPPQGPPPPGPGSGAQSGPQSGAGQRGPHGPQEGARPARPQGPWNGPQGAPGQGVPRQWPQSGRRPGPGGMPPWQNPGYAPGWGGWWGTRLPRRHRDRDWDSPWLSGLIGLIVGTIISGQAQARPETSVPAQESRADEVKRAAENIAEEQTERAVQIIKRDGPDGALKELNDSWQQQRQATFLDAGAPVGVLKVAGFQQDLTITYTLDRNERRVTVDVEAPYYGVSESRSAQYDDAPLPAQSVPQQRSAAKLMGFTVSEEARASDGCMIVKSVAPATAAAYAGLKEGSVLKRVDGSNTAQVSVEQMAAYMTKRSEADAVVKITFTADGKEKTAPIKP
- a CDS encoding rubrerythrin family protein, which gives rise to MATTKENLATAFAGESQANRKYLMFAEKAEKEGHVGAAKLFRAAAAAEQIHAFAEFKANGGVGTTEENLKAAIGGETYEFTEMYPDMIEQAKAEGNAAAARVFHSANEAEKVHARLYRDALTDMDGTEDYYLCPVCGYIHKGKTEEPCPICGAKAAMFQKF